A single Dechloromonas denitrificans DNA region contains:
- a CDS encoding response regulator, with amino-acid sequence MAEPEFLSTRQAAMRLGVSLGTVQNMVEGGSLEAWKTTGGHRRIPVASVEALLSRRRSMTPSTQESANQLDILITEDDPTIQMLYQLTIDSWELPLKLRIAGNGFDGLLLVGERVPDILIADLMMPGMDGFEMVRHLRTNPALSRMDIIVVSAMDRADIEEKGLPRDITIFGKPIPFHEIKGFILGRLAARKRPA; translated from the coding sequence ATGGCCGAACCTGAATTCCTAAGTACCCGACAAGCGGCAATGCGCCTGGGGGTTTCCCTTGGCACCGTGCAGAACATGGTCGAAGGCGGCTCCCTTGAGGCCTGGAAGACGACCGGCGGACACCGCCGCATTCCGGTCGCCTCGGTCGAGGCCCTGCTCTCCCGCCGGCGGAGCATGACGCCGAGCACCCAGGAAAGCGCCAACCAGCTGGACATCCTGATCACCGAGGACGACCCGACGATCCAGATGCTCTACCAGTTGACCATCGACAGTTGGGAGTTGCCGCTCAAGCTGCGCATTGCCGGCAATGGCTTCGACGGGCTGTTGCTGGTCGGCGAACGGGTTCCCGACATTCTGATTGCCGACCTGATGATGCCCGGCATGGATGGCTTCGAGATGGTCCGCCACTTGCGCACCAACCCGGCCTTGTCGCGGATGGACATCATCGTCGTCAGCGCGATGGACCGGGCCGACATTGAGGAAAAAGGCCTGCCCAGAGACATCACGATCTTTGGCAAACCGATTCCTTTCCACGAAATCAAGGGCTTCATCCTCGGCCGCCTGGCGGCCCGTAAACGCCCGGCATAA
- a CDS encoding methyl-accepting chemotaxis protein yields the protein MGFFGNGAALAKIDRDITDIAEGTADLSHSVGAPGNDAAGRISANINRFFSRVRGLIGHAREGSVSIAADAARMNHLVQLTGDAVRRQEKLAGDIFESSNRVNHAVGEVAMNSDAIQASTQNNLDLAQRSLEQMETVASTMRSTNEHIEHFSSTVGELHSSSMKINEIVQLINDISDQTNLLALNAAIEAARAGEAGRGFAVVADEVRKLAEKVKTATQVIGQNTQSMINLVSDTSEKTQTIVGEVTRANGYIETSAADLTTMVGDFKRTTEQLSSIAGAIYNLRESNQTIHQEVEEIRNHSVDISGRMKQCLDSAKTLRESTEDLQCTLADFRTGNSVFDTLHDKCTGFRDAVAALLAKLADRGINVFDQSYKEIQGSDPKRYTTAYDAQCDGELTRLYDDMLRDVPGLAYSLAVDNGGYAPAHNGQFSNPPSGDPAIDLVKCRHKRIFNDPVGLKLAKNQKSSLFQTYVRDTGEIFNDLSMPIVIGGRHWGAVRIGFKSDMVVKDKR from the coding sequence ATGGGTTTCTTTGGAAATGGCGCAGCGCTCGCCAAGATTGATCGCGACATAACGGACATCGCCGAGGGCACGGCGGATCTTTCGCACAGCGTCGGCGCCCCGGGCAACGACGCGGCCGGACGGATATCGGCCAACATCAACCGTTTTTTCAGCCGGGTCCGCGGCCTGATAGGGCATGCCCGGGAAGGCAGCGTCAGCATCGCTGCCGATGCCGCCCGGATGAACCATCTGGTGCAACTGACCGGCGATGCTGTGCGGCGCCAGGAAAAGCTGGCCGGCGACATCTTTGAATCAAGCAACCGGGTCAATCACGCGGTCGGCGAAGTGGCGATGAACTCCGACGCCATCCAGGCCTCGACCCAGAACAATCTCGATCTCGCCCAGCGTTCGCTGGAACAGATGGAAACCGTCGCCTCGACGATGCGCTCGACCAACGAGCATATCGAGCACTTCTCATCGACCGTCGGCGAACTGCATTCCAGTTCGATGAAGATCAACGAAATCGTCCAGTTGATCAACGACATTTCCGACCAGACCAATCTGCTGGCACTCAACGCAGCCATCGAAGCCGCCCGCGCCGGCGAGGCCGGCCGGGGCTTTGCCGTGGTCGCCGACGAAGTGCGCAAGCTGGCCGAAAAGGTCAAGACCGCCACCCAGGTGATCGGCCAGAACACCCAGTCGATGATCAACCTGGTCTCCGACACCTCGGAAAAAACCCAGACCATCGTCGGCGAAGTCACCCGCGCCAACGGCTACATCGAAACCTCGGCCGCCGACCTGACAACCATGGTCGGCGATTTCAAGCGGACGACCGAACAGCTGTCGAGCATTGCCGGCGCCATCTACAATCTGCGCGAAAGCAACCAGACCATTCATCAGGAAGTCGAGGAAATCCGCAATCACTCGGTGGACATCTCCGGCCGCATGAAGCAATGCCTCGATTCGGCCAAGACCCTGCGCGAATCGACCGAAGACCTGCAATGCACGCTGGCCGATTTCCGCACCGGCAACAGCGTGTTCGACACCCTGCACGACAAATGCACCGGCTTCCGCGATGCGGTCGCCGCCCTGCTGGCCAAGCTGGCCGACCGGGGCATCAATGTCTTCGACCAGAGCTACAAGGAAATTCAAGGCTCCGATCCGAAGCGCTACACCACCGCCTACGACGCTCAGTGCGACGGCGAATTGACCCGCCTCTACGACGACATGCTGCGCGACGTACCGGGACTGGCCTACTCGCTGGCCGTCGACAACGGCGGTTACGCGCCGGCCCATAACGGCCAGTTCTCCAATCCGCCGAGCGGCGATCCGGCAATCGACCTGGTCAAATGCCGGCACAAGCGCATCTTCAACGACCCGGTCGGCCTGAAACTGGCGAAGAACCAGAAATCATCGCTCTTCCAGACCTATGTCCGCGACACCGGCGAAATCTTCAACGACCTGTCGATGCCGATCGTCATCGGTGGCCGTCACTGGGGCGCCGTGCGCATCGGCTTCAAGAGCGACATGGTGGTCAAGGACAAGCGCTAG